The Leifsonia williamsii genome includes a region encoding these proteins:
- the trmD gene encoding tRNA (guanosine(37)-N1)-methyltransferase TrmD, whose translation MRIDIVTIFPTFFDVLDISLLGKAREAGLIELGVHDLRDHTHDRHRTVDDTPYGGGAGMVMKPEPWGEALDGILSASDDPVVIFPSPAGEVFTQATARELAGEQHLVFGCGRYEGIDQRVFDDTASRARVRLMSIGDYVLNGGEVATMAMIEAIGRLIPGVVGNPESLVQESHEDGLLEYPSYTKPAEWRGHEVPPILLSGNHGAIAAWRHEQQLERTRRVRPDLLP comes from the coding sequence ATGCGCATCGACATCGTCACGATCTTCCCGACCTTCTTCGATGTGCTGGACATCTCCCTGCTCGGCAAGGCCCGTGAGGCCGGGCTGATCGAGCTCGGCGTGCACGACCTGCGCGACCACACCCACGACCGGCACCGCACGGTCGACGACACGCCCTACGGCGGCGGCGCCGGCATGGTGATGAAGCCCGAGCCGTGGGGGGAGGCGCTCGACGGCATCCTGTCCGCGAGCGATGACCCGGTGGTGATCTTCCCGTCGCCGGCCGGTGAGGTGTTCACGCAGGCGACGGCGCGCGAGCTGGCGGGGGAGCAGCACCTCGTGTTCGGCTGCGGCCGGTACGAGGGCATCGACCAGCGCGTGTTCGACGACACCGCCTCCCGAGCCCGCGTCCGGCTCATGAGCATCGGCGACTATGTGCTGAACGGTGGGGAGGTGGCCACCATGGCGATGATCGAGGCGATCGGCCGGCTCATCCCGGGCGTCGTCGGCAACCCGGAGAGCCTGGTGCAGGAGTCGCACGAGGACGGCCTCCTGGAGTACCCCAGCTACACGAAGCCCGCGGAGTGGCGCGGCCACGAGGTGCCGCCCATCCTGCTCTCGGGCAACCACGGCGCGATCGCGGCCTGGCGGCACGAGCAGCAGCTCGAGCGCACGCGCCGCGTCCGCCCCGACCTCCTGCCCTGA
- a CDS encoding MFS transporter, with translation MTARTRTPRPWLMLAFGVAAQASSTVFVSTPAFLIPLLHTERGLSLAQAGLLASAPTLGLVLTLIAWGALSDRIGERWVIASGLALTALAGLGAMLVSSYLGLAALFLVGGMASASPNAASGRVVIGWFPKERRGLAMGIRQMCQPLGVAIAAVTIPTLASVGGIGLALLVPTALCAVSAVLCAVGIVDPPRPPRTAGAGEEAHPQAVWRPYRETTLLWRIHAVSMLLVIPQFTVSTFGLVWLVSGLHVPALAAGIVIGVSQFAGALGRIGVGVLSDRVGSHLRPLRWVSLAAVVVMLLLAAASAFGVVAAAIILVVAAVVTVADNGLAYTSVAEIAGPFWSGRALGTQNTGQFLAASVVGPAVGALIGWLGYPVAFAIVALCPAVAAPLVPRDRELAVVPA, from the coding sequence ATGACCGCCCGAACACGTACCCCGCGCCCCTGGCTGATGCTGGCGTTCGGAGTCGCGGCGCAGGCCAGCTCCACGGTCTTCGTCTCGACGCCCGCGTTCCTCATCCCGCTGCTCCACACGGAGCGCGGGCTCAGCCTCGCGCAGGCCGGGCTGCTGGCCTCCGCCCCGACGCTCGGCCTGGTGCTGACGCTGATCGCGTGGGGCGCGCTGAGCGACCGGATCGGCGAGCGCTGGGTGATCGCGTCCGGGCTCGCACTGACCGCCCTGGCCGGGCTGGGCGCCATGCTCGTGTCGTCGTACCTCGGGCTCGCCGCGCTGTTCCTCGTCGGAGGGATGGCCTCCGCCAGCCCCAATGCGGCCAGCGGGCGCGTCGTGATCGGGTGGTTCCCGAAGGAGCGGCGCGGTCTCGCCATGGGCATCCGGCAGATGTGCCAGCCCCTCGGGGTCGCGATCGCGGCGGTCACCATCCCGACCCTGGCCTCCGTCGGCGGCATCGGGCTCGCGCTGCTCGTGCCGACCGCGCTGTGCGCCGTCTCGGCGGTGCTCTGCGCGGTCGGGATCGTGGACCCGCCGCGCCCGCCGCGGACCGCCGGGGCGGGGGAGGAGGCGCACCCGCAGGCCGTGTGGCGCCCGTACCGCGAGACGACGCTGCTGTGGCGCATCCACGCGGTGTCGATGCTGCTCGTGATCCCGCAGTTCACCGTCTCCACGTTCGGGCTCGTCTGGCTGGTGTCGGGGCTGCACGTGCCCGCGCTGGCGGCCGGCATCGTCATCGGCGTGAGCCAGTTCGCCGGCGCGCTCGGGCGGATCGGCGTCGGCGTGCTGAGCGACCGCGTCGGCAGCCACCTCCGGCCGCTGCGCTGGGTGTCGCTCGCGGCGGTCGTGGTGATGCTGCTCCTCGCCGCCGCCTCCGCCTTCGGCGTGGTCGCGGCGGCCATCATCCTCGTGGTGGCCGCTGTGGTGACGGTCGCCGACAACGGGCTGGCGTACACGTCCGTCGCCGAGATCGCCGGCCCGTTCTGGTCGGGACGCGCCCTCGGCACGCAGAACACCGGGCAGTTCCTGGCCGCCTCGGTCGTGGGGCCCGCGGTCGGTGCGCTGATCGGGTGGCTCGGCTACCCGGTCGCCTTCGCCATCGTCGCCCTCTGCCCGGCGGTCGCGGCGCCGCTCGTGCCGCGGGATCGTGAGCTGGCGGTCGTGCCCGCCTGA
- a CDS encoding RNA-binding protein has translation MLAPALTHLVKGIVDHPDDVHVVAKGSPRGEVLEIRVNPEDLGRVIGRSGRTAKALRTVVTALADGRRVRVDVVDD, from the coding sequence TTGCTCGCACCCGCGCTCACGCACCTGGTCAAGGGCATCGTCGACCACCCGGACGACGTGCACGTCGTGGCCAAGGGCTCCCCGCGTGGCGAGGTCCTCGAGATTCGTGTGAATCCCGAGGACCTCGGCCGGGTGATCGGCCGCTCCGGCCGGACCGCCAAGGCCCTCCGCACCGTGGTGACCGCGCTGGCCGACGGCCGGCGCGTCCGTGTCGACGTCGTCGACGACTGA
- the rpsP gene encoding 30S ribosomal protein S16 produces MSVKIRLKRLGKIRAPYYRIVVADSRTKRDGRVIEEIGLYHPTEEPSRIEVDSDRAQYWLGVGAQPTEQVMALLKLTGDWGKFKGDKNAVSTVRTADAKAEFVADEKKSSVVKPKAAPADVTAEAEAVVEAEVEAEEAAEAEVVAEAETIADDAADGEKA; encoded by the coding sequence GTGTCTGTCAAGATCCGCCTGAAGCGCCTGGGGAAGATCCGCGCTCCGTACTACCGCATCGTCGTCGCCGACTCGCGCACCAAGCGTGACGGCCGCGTCATCGAGGAGATCGGCCTCTACCACCCGACCGAGGAGCCGTCGCGCATCGAGGTCGACTCCGACCGCGCCCAGTACTGGCTCGGCGTCGGCGCGCAGCCGACCGAGCAGGTCATGGCGCTGCTGAAGCTCACCGGCGACTGGGGCAAGTTCAAGGGCGACAAGAACGCCGTCAGCACCGTCCGCACCGCGGACGCCAAGGCCGAGTTCGTCGCCGACGAGAAGAAGTCGTCCGTCGTGAAGCCGAAGGCCGCTCCGGCCGACGTCACCGCTGAGGCGGAGGCCGTCGTCGAGGCCGAGGTCGAGGCCGAGGAGGCCGCAGAGGCCGAGGTCGTGGCCGAGGCCGAGACCATCGCCGACGACGCCGCCGACGGCGAGAAGGCGTAA
- a CDS encoding glutamate--cysteine ligase, with product MQIEFSPSERSTIGVEWELALVDGTTGDLVQIADDVLRELGTPDGREHPQITHELLMNTVELVSTVHHTVPAAIADLQGLIDLVRGVTDPLGVELMCAGTHPFAQWFDQKITPNERYDRLLDRTQWWGRQMMIWGIHVHVGIDARDKALPIVNGLLAYYPHLQALSASSPFWGGAKTGYASNRALMFQQLPTAGLPWQFGTWANYEEYVQDLVTTGVVTDHSEVRWDIRPSPKWGTVEMRACDGLSTTDEVGAVAALIHCLTDRMSGRLDEGEEPMTLQPWFVRENKWRAARYGLDAEIIVAPDGSERLVSECLLELVDDLAPEAERLGCVEELQTIPRILEGGASYQRQLSVAEANGGSLQAVVSSLTHELRSGLGG from the coding sequence ATGCAGATCGAATTCTCGCCGTCGGAGCGCTCCACCATCGGGGTCGAGTGGGAGCTCGCCCTCGTCGACGGGACGACCGGCGACCTGGTCCAGATCGCCGACGACGTCCTCCGCGAGCTGGGCACGCCCGACGGCCGCGAGCACCCGCAGATCACCCACGAGCTGCTCATGAACACGGTGGAGCTGGTGAGCACCGTCCACCACACGGTCCCGGCGGCCATCGCCGACCTCCAGGGCCTCATCGATCTCGTGCGCGGCGTCACCGACCCGCTGGGCGTGGAGCTCATGTGCGCGGGGACGCATCCCTTCGCGCAGTGGTTCGACCAGAAGATCACCCCGAACGAGCGGTACGACCGCCTGCTCGACCGCACGCAGTGGTGGGGCAGGCAGATGATGATCTGGGGCATCCACGTGCACGTCGGCATCGACGCCCGCGACAAGGCGCTGCCGATCGTGAACGGGCTGCTCGCGTACTACCCGCACCTGCAGGCGCTGAGCGCGTCCAGCCCGTTCTGGGGCGGCGCGAAGACGGGGTACGCCTCCAACCGCGCGCTGATGTTCCAGCAGCTGCCGACCGCCGGCCTGCCGTGGCAGTTCGGCACCTGGGCGAACTACGAGGAGTACGTGCAGGACCTCGTGACCACCGGCGTCGTCACCGACCACAGCGAGGTCCGCTGGGACATCCGCCCCTCGCCCAAGTGGGGCACGGTGGAGATGCGCGCGTGCGACGGCCTCTCGACCACCGACGAGGTGGGCGCGGTGGCCGCGCTGATCCACTGCCTCACCGACCGGATGTCGGGCCGCCTCGACGAGGGCGAGGAGCCGATGACGCTCCAGCCCTGGTTCGTGCGCGAGAACAAGTGGCGCGCCGCGCGGTACGGCCTCGACGCCGAGATCATCGTCGCGCCCGACGGCTCCGAGCGCCTGGTGTCGGAGTGCCTGCTCGAGCTGGTGGACGACCTCGCCCCCGAGGCCGAGCGGCTCGGCTGCGTCGAGGAGCTGCAGACCATCCCGCGAATCCTGGAGGGCGGCGCGAGCTACCAGCGGCAGCTGAGCGTCGCCGAGGCCAACGGCGGCAGCCTGCAGGCGGTCGTCAGCTCGCTGACGCACGAGCTGCGCTCCGGACTCGGCGGCTGA
- a CDS encoding GntR family transcriptional regulator, whose amino-acid sequence MTDPSTVYDRLRTQILELERLPGSRVTERGLEAELGASRTPLRAALQRLEAEGLIAHEGRGWQVSPIDLGEIGRLSELRDALETAAVRHTCARAGDDAITAIARTLDTQQSAHGHDAAVRAGEDFHVRLAALSGNHFFADAVQSAMTRLARTRWLEVRTEETRRAAWEEHRAIVELVGRRDADAAAERIHAHIVATHDRLLAALDADARGLRARGLAIVR is encoded by the coding sequence ATGACCGACCCGTCGACCGTCTACGACCGCCTCCGCACCCAGATCCTGGAGCTCGAGCGCCTGCCGGGGTCGCGGGTGACCGAGCGCGGGCTGGAGGCCGAGCTCGGAGCCTCCCGCACGCCCCTGCGCGCAGCACTGCAGCGGCTGGAGGCGGAGGGGCTGATCGCGCACGAGGGCCGCGGATGGCAGGTCTCCCCCATCGACCTGGGCGAGATCGGGCGGCTCTCCGAGCTGCGGGACGCGCTCGAGACGGCGGCGGTGCGGCACACCTGCGCCCGCGCCGGCGACGACGCGATCACCGCCATCGCACGCACGCTCGACACGCAGCAGAGCGCGCACGGCCACGACGCGGCGGTGCGCGCGGGCGAGGACTTCCACGTGCGCCTGGCGGCGCTGTCGGGCAACCACTTCTTCGCCGACGCCGTGCAGTCGGCGATGACCCGCCTGGCGCGGACGCGCTGGCTGGAGGTGCGCACCGAGGAGACCCGGCGCGCCGCGTGGGAGGAGCACCGAGCGATCGTGGAGCTCGTAGGGCGTCGGGACGCGGACGCCGCCGCCGAGCGCATCCACGCGCACATCGTCGCGACCCACGACCGCCTGCTCGCGGCGCTCGACGCGGATGCCCGCGGGCTGCGCGCCCGGGGCCTCGCGATCGTGCGGTGA
- the rimM gene encoding ribosome maturation factor RimM (Essential for efficient processing of 16S rRNA), producing the protein MSEHKLPRKEVAPRPGETELRVGRLTKAHGLKGAIKLELYTDEPEKRFVPGAVFTLQVPTASKWHGKTLELRELRWYNGHPVGFFAGVEDRTEAETLIKAILWVSQDVAELPDEDDAWYDHQLVGLSALRDGQPVGTVARVDHLPAQDLLAIKTDNGEVLVPFVKAIVPEVDIAAGTLTLTPPAGLFEELPDDDEGEAPERDDSEPDDHESQD; encoded by the coding sequence GTGTCGGAGCACAAACTGCCCCGCAAGGAGGTCGCTCCGCGTCCGGGCGAGACCGAGCTACGCGTCGGCCGGCTGACCAAGGCGCACGGCCTCAAGGGCGCCATCAAGCTGGAGCTCTACACCGACGAGCCCGAGAAGCGGTTCGTGCCGGGAGCGGTGTTCACCCTCCAGGTGCCCACCGCCTCCAAATGGCACGGCAAGACGCTGGAGCTGCGCGAGCTCCGCTGGTACAACGGTCACCCGGTCGGCTTCTTCGCCGGCGTGGAGGACCGCACGGAGGCGGAGACGCTCATCAAGGCGATCCTCTGGGTCAGCCAGGACGTCGCCGAGCTGCCTGACGAGGACGACGCCTGGTACGACCACCAGCTGGTCGGCCTGTCCGCACTCCGCGACGGGCAGCCGGTCGGCACGGTGGCGCGCGTCGACCACCTCCCCGCTCAGGACCTCCTGGCCATCAAGACCGACAACGGCGAGGTGCTCGTGCCGTTCGTGAAAGCGATCGTGCCCGAGGTCGACATCGCCGCGGGGACGCTAACGCTCACGCCGCCGGCCGGGCTCTTCGAGGAGCTGCCGGACGACGACGAGGGCGAGGCGCCCGAACGGGACGACTCCGAACCGGACGACCACGAGTCGCAGGACTGA